A single Anopheles funestus chromosome 2RL, idAnoFuneDA-416_04, whole genome shotgun sequence DNA region contains:
- the LOC125775231 gene encoding electron transfer flavoprotein regulatory factor 1 has translation MGDNRRRVLDLYKRLQYMGREYPGGPDKFRQRCYNAFKRQSTETDPEKIEKAIGLGEYVVKEIEALYSLRKYRAMKRRYYDEK, from the exons ATGGGGGACAATCGGAGACGCGTTTTGGATCTTTACAAACGG CTACAGTATATGGGCCGCGAGTATCCGGGCGGGCCGGACAAATTTCGACAGCGGTGCTACAACGCGTTTAAACGCCAAAGCACCGAAACCGATCCGGAGAAGATTGAAAAAGCGATCGGATTGGGCGAGTACGTTGTGAAGGAAATAGAAGCACTTTACAGTCTGCGAAAGTATCGGGCAATGAAGCGAAGATATTACGATGAAAAGTAA